One Polynucleobacter sp. SHI8 genomic window, GTAATGATCAAAAGAAATCAAAAAGTCATCAAAATCCTTCTTATGTTCGTGCCATACTCTATCAATCAGCTCTTGGGGAGATATATTTTCTGCCTGGGCACGCAACATAATTGGCGTTCCATGTGTATCATCAGCACCGATGTAGTAGATTTCATGATTTTGCATGCGTAAAAAGCGCACCCAAATATCAGTTTGAATGTATTCCACCAAATGTCCAATATGAATTTGACCATTGGCATAAGGGAGGGCAGAAGTGACTAAAATTCTTTTATGATTTAATTTCATACCTCAATTTTAGTATCCCATTAAAGTAATGGGTAATTTAGTGAAAAATTAGGCCAATTTAAGGAGAAGATTTTGCAGCTTTCAAGCGAACAAGTAATGGAAGTTTTAAAAGGTGTTATCGACCCCAATACCAAAAAAGATTTGGTTAGTTCCAAAGCGATTAAAAACATCAAAGTGGATGGTGATGAGGTCATGTTTGACGTTGTACTAGGATATCCATCTAAAAGCCAATTTGATCTCATTCGCAAAGCTTGTATTGGGGCTGTTCGAGAATTACCAGGAGTAAAAAATGTGAGCGTGAATATCTCGATGGAGATTGTTTCACACGCCGTTCAAAGAGGCGTCAAACTCTTACCCGAAGTAAAAAATATTATTGCTATCGCCAGCGGTAAAGGTGGTGTTGGAAAATCCACTACAGCAGTCAATCTTGCTCTAGCTTTATCCACTGAAGGTGCAAGAGTTGGCATTTTAGATGCCGATATTTATGGCCCAAGTATGCCCATGATGTTGGGCATCTCCGGAAGGCCTGACTCCTATGCAGAAAACTCGATTGAACCGATGCAAGGTCATGGTCTTCAAGTCAGTTCCATTGGTTTTTTAATTGAAGAAGATAGTCCGATGGTATGGCGAGGACCGATGGTTACTTCTGCACTAGAGCAATTATTACGACAAACAAATTGGCAGCAATTGGATTATTTAATTGTAGATATGCCACCTGGTACAGGAGATATTCAATTAACATTGTCACAAAAGGTACCAGTAACAGGTGCTGTGATTGTTACAACCCCTCAAGATATTGCATTATTAGACGCTAGAAAAGGTCTTAAGATGTTTGAAAAGGTCGGAATTCCAATTTTGGGCATTGTGGAAAATATGAGCACTTATGTTTGTCCAAGTTGCGGCCATACGGAGCATATTTTTGGGACCGGTGGTGGCGAAAAAATGTGTAAAGATTATCAAGTGCCATTTTTGGGCAGTTTGCCACTTAATTTATCCATTCGTGAGCAGTCAGATGCTGGGCGTCCGCCCGTAGTTGCTGAGCCTGATAGTGCAATTAGTGCAAGTTATAAAGCCATTGCAAGACAAGTAGCCATTCAGATTGCAAATATGTCAAAAGACATGACTAGTAAGTTTCCAAGTATTGTGGTTCAAAACACTTAATATGGGAATCAAGCTTGCCGTCGTGATGCGACATCAACCAATAGAAAATCCCTGGATTACACATCAATGGGTTTTGGAAGAGGTGAGTGTTGATATGGGGCAATTTGCCGAATACACGATTCAAGAAGCTTTTGCTGTAGATCAGATTCGTGCATATCGACTGTCCGATAATCATCAGGGTTGCCGGTGGCTTTTCACAGGATTTGATCTTGATGTCTACGTCGATGAGGCAGAAGGTTATTTTTTAAATGTCAGTAGTGAAAAACCATGTTGGTTTGTCATGTGGCGTTTGGAGGAAATACCTTCGCTAGAAGAAGCGACTGCAGTTCCTCATCGAGTGATGTTAAGTTACAACGAAGCAGCCAGACTTCTTGACGGAGGAGAGCAAGTAGATCAAATTGCACTTGACCCACTCATCTTGGAGTCACTTCAGCAATTTGTTGCAGAAAATTACCGTCCACAAGTGAAAAAAAGACATCGACCAGAATCATTTAAAGGCGCAGCTCGTGGCGTAGATCAAAAGGCGCCATAAAATGAGTAACTTTTTCAAGCGTTGGTCAGACTTAAAACAATCACAGACTAAGTCACTACCTATTGAAACACCAACTGAAGAGCAAACTGAAGTCAAAGAAACTTTGAGCCCCGAAGTGCTTGATCAACAGCTTGTCAAGGATTTAGAAGAAAAATCTATCACTGAAAGTGTTGGACCAACTTTAGATGATGTAGAGAGACTAAATAAAGACTCCGATTTTTCTTCATTTGTGAATGCTGATGTGGGGGAAGATGTGCATCATGCCGCCATGAAAAAACTGTTTTCCGACCCGCATTACAACATCATGGATGGCTTAGATATCTATATTGGTGATTATTCAAAAGAAGATCCATTGCCACCGGGAATGTTAGAAAAAATGGTTCAGTCTTCCATGTTAGGTTTGTTTAACAAGGTAGAAGAAAAATTACCGGATCTTGTTTTATCAGAAAATCAACCCAATCTTGATGTAAATGAACAAGCTCTACAAGTTAATCATGCAGAAATGGAAGATGTTTCGCAGGAGAATCAAGAGGACCAAATAACGATGACTAAAGGATTATCTGATGACTCGGACACTCGTCTGTAGCTGTAATCACACAATGCCTCTAGAGGATGCTTTTTTTAAAAAGTATGTAGAAGGTCACGAAAAAATTTATGATGGATTATGCCGACAGGAAATTGGCGCATTTATTAAAGAAGTTGCTGGGGATGAAACCATTGTGGTCGCTTGCACACAGGAGCGTGAACTATTTAATGCCATTAGCATGCAATCTGAAAAACCCTTGGTTGCACCGATTCAGTTTATCAATATTCGTGAGACAGCAGGTTGGGGACGAGACAGTCAAAAGGCATTACCGAAAATAGCCACCCTTCTGGAATTAGCTAAGTTACCAGCACCAGAGCCATTGCCAACGGTTAGTTACGACAGTACCCGAGGTCGGGTATGCATTATTGGACCGGGTAAAACAGCATTTGCTTTGGCACAAGAACTTGCACAGGATTTAGCGGTGACCGTGATTGTGAATGATCGTGCAATATTGCCAATACAAAAGAATTACATGATCGTCAATGCAAATATCCAAGAGGTCTCGGGATTTTTGGGGAAATTTAAAGTTTCGTGGCAGTCCTCTAATCCTATTCAATTAGATTTATGTACACGTTGTGGAGCGTGCATTGATGCTTGCCCAGAACAAGCGATTGATGAAAGTTTTCAAATTGACATGCAAGCTTGTAAATCACATCAGGAATGTGAAAAAGCTTGTGGCGCTATTGGCGCGATTCAGTTTCAGAAAAAAGATACTCTTTTGGAAGATGAATTTGATGTGATTGTTGACTTGCACCCTGAGTCTTGCATGAAAATGCCAGAGCCACCCAAAGGATACTTCTTTACTGGCTTAGATCCTATAAAGCAAGCGCAAGTAGTGAATCAGGTCAATAACTCCATTGGTGAATTTGAAAAGCCCCGTTTTTTTGCTTATCAAGAAAAAATTTGTGCACATGGACGTAATGGCCAAGTGGGGTGTAATGCTTGTATAGACATTTGTTCTACACAGGCAATTACCTCCATCTTTGAGGCTGGTAAAGGCCGAGTCAGTGTTAATCCCCATTTATGTATGGGCTGTGGAGCTTGTGCTACGGCATGTCCCTCTGGGGCGATGACCTATGCAAACCCAACCGTGCCGTATTTAGGTACAAAATTTAAAACCATGGTTGATACATTCGCTAAGACAGCGATTTCTGGCGCCTCTCCAACAGTACTCTTTCATTCGGGAGTGGAAGGGGGAGATCAGTGGATCAATGCTTTAGGTAGAGCATCTAAACTACACTCCAAAAAAATCAACGGAATCCCTGCGCAAGTCATTCCAATATCTCTTCATCACATTGCTTCTACAGGAATCGATCTATGGTTAGGGATGTTGACCCATGGCGTTGCAGAAATAGCGATCTTAGCTAGCGGCGAGGAATCGCCCCAGTATCTTGGTATGCTCAAAGATCAAATCAAGATTAGTTCAGAGATTTTGCTTGGCTTGGGGTACCAAGAAAGAATTCATCTGATTGAGATGAGTGCCACTAAAAAGCCAGAGCATCTTGAAGATCTTATCTTGTTAGATCAATCGCTATCGCAACTTCAATCTCAAGAGTGCTTGGTTCCATCAGCTAGTTTTGCCTTTGCAAAAGAAAAGCGCGCCACCTTAGAGATGTCTTTAGAACATTTGCTTGAACATGCCCCACTTGCTCTTGGGGAAGATGAAGCTATACCACTCAGCTCTGCCTCTTGCATCGGCGGTCTTGCAATCAATCAAGACTCTTGCACACTTTGTATGTCGTGTGTGAGTGCCTGCCCTGAGGGGGCGTTACTCGATCATTTAGAGATTCCACAATTAGGCTTTATTGAAAAAAATTGCGTACAGTGTGGCTTGTGCCAAATCACTTGTCCAGAGAATGCACTGACCTTGCAGCCTAGATTAAAAACGATTGAGCAACGTAAAACACGCGTCACTTTAAATGAAACAAAACCGTTTCATTGCATTAAATGCGCCAAACCGTTTGCTACCGAAAAAATGATGGAAACCATGTTGGCCAAAATTGGTGGGCATCCAGCATTTTCGGGGGAAGCACAAAAGCGCTTAAAAATGTGTAGTGATTGCCGTGTGATTGACATGATGCAATCTTAAAAATAATCTCAAAATTGATATGACAGAAAACCATCCGCAAACATCTCTAGATTTAGATACTAATTTATCCCCTGAGGATTTGGCGAGAGCCGATTTATATGGCTTACTTGCTTTATTGTTTTATGAAGCACCGTCCACAGAACTTTTGGAAAAAATCGCACAATTTGGTCAAGATGTCGAAGTTGGGCAGCAAGATGAAGCATCCTTGCTACATGGACCATGGCTAGATCTGGTAGAGATGGCAAAAGATTCCAGGGCCCAAGATTGGCAAGAAGAGTATGAAAATGCGTTTATTGGCGTTGGAAAACAAGAGATTTTTTTATACGGATCGTATTATTTAACAGGTTTTTTAAATGAAAAACCCTTGGCTGCCTTGCGTGGCGACCTACAAAAATTGGGCTTACAAGCCTCATCAGATATTACTGAAACCGAGGATCACATTGCTTGTTTGTGTGAAGTCATGAGGTATTTGATTGCGGGAGAAGATTTGGGTGTTTGTAATCTCACTCAGCAAAAAATCTTTTTTGACCAACACATCCGCACATGGTCTAGTGAGTTATTTGAGACCCTTCAAAATCATCCTAATTTAAAATATTACGCCTTAGTTGGAGCGCTAGCAGGTACCTTTTTTGCAATCGAAGGTCAGGCTTTTGACATGCTCTAGGGTAAGTACTAGCATCTGGGGGATACTCAAGCGATAAAATTGTTGGATAATAAGAGAAATTAGAAATTAGATATAAATTCAATAAGTTATAAAGGAAATTAAAATGTCTAAAACAACAGCAAAACAACTTAATCGTCGGCATTTTTTTGCAGGTGCCGCTGCAATCGCTGGTACAGCGGTTGTTCTTTCTAAAACAGCGCCAGGGACCAAAGTGATTGCTCAGGTCGAGGAAGTGCTCAAGCCAGAAAAAAAGGGCTATCAGCTCACGGAACATATTAAGAAGTATTACAAAACGACTTTAGTTTAAGCATTCCCTTTTAAGGAACATTTCCTATGAATCTGACACGTAAATCCAGTAGTCGCGCTGCTTCTTCGCAGCATTTTGTACAACATTTAGCAAGAGGCCTTGATAACATCATCCCAACCATGGACCGTCGTGCTTTTTTAAAGCGCTCAGGTTTAGGTGTTGGAGTTGGTATTGCTGGCTCACAATTGACATTAGTGAAAAAAGCCGATGCCATGGGCTCTAAACCCAATCCAGGTGGAGAAAAAGGTATTGTTGTTAAACGTACCGTCTGTTCTCATTGCTCAGTAGGTTGTGCAGTAGATGCCGTGGTTGAAAATGGTGTTTGGACAAGACAAGAGGCCGTGTTTGACTCTCCTATCAATATGGGAGCCCACTGTGCCAAAGGTGCCGCCTTGCGTGAGCATGGTCATGGCGAGCATCGTCTCAAATATCCAATGAAGTTAGTTGATGGCAAGTACAAGCGCATCTCATGGGATACTGCCCTTGAAGAGATTACTGCCAAGATGAAGCAACTCAAGGCTGACAATGGACCTGATTCATTGTTCTTTATTGGTTCATCAAAGCACAACAATGAACAAGCTTATTTACTTCGTAAATTTGTATCATTCTTTGGTACCAACAATACCGATCACCAAGCGCGAATTTGCCACTCTACTACGGTAGCTGGGGTAGCGAATACTTGGGGTTACGGTGCCATGACGAATAGTTACAACGATATGCAAAATGCCAAAGCCGCTTTGTATATTGGCTCGAATGCTGCTGAAGCACATCCAGTATCTATGTTGCACTTGCTACATGCCAAAGAGAACGGTTGTAAGGTAATCGTTGTTGATCCTCGCTACACAAGAACAGCCGCCAAGTCTGATCAATATGTACGGATTCGTTCTGGTAGTGATATACCGTTTTTGTACGGTGTTTTGTATCACATCTTCAAAAATGGTTGGGAAGATAAAGACTATTTGAAGGCTCGTGTTCATGGCATGGATCAAATTAAAAAAGAAGCTTTAGAAAAGTGGGACCCTAAGACAGTTGAAGAGGCATGTGGCGTTCCTGAGGCGCAGGTCTATCAAGTGGCTGAAACGATGGCAAAAAATCGCCCATCAACACTTGTATGGTGTATGGGACAAACTCAGCATACAACGGGTAATGCCATCGTTAGAATGTCTTGCCTTGTGCAATTGGCATTAGGTAATGTTGGAAAATCTGGTGGTGGTACGAATATTTTCCGTGGTCACGATAACGTGCAAGGTGCAACAGACGTTGGCCCTAATCCAGATTCGTTGCCGGGCTATTACGGTTTGGCAGCAGGCTCATGGAAGCACTTTGCTAAAGTTTGGGATGTAGATTACGACTGGATTAAGGCGCAGTACTCACCTGGCATGATGGAGAAATCTGGAACGACGGTTTCTCGTTGGGTAGATGCAGTTCTTGAAAAGAATGAACTCATCGATCAACCTAGTAATGTAAAAGGTCTGTTTTTTTGGGGTCATGCACCGAACTCACAAACGCGTGGTGTGGATATGCAAAGAGCGATGGATGCACTAGAGCTCTTAGTAGTGGTTGATCCATACCCAAGTGCTACTGCAGGTATGGCTGCGATGACGATTGAGGGATCTACGCCAGTCGCCAATCGCCAAGTCTATTTGTTGCCGGCTGCAACACAATTTGAAACATCCGGAACATGTACTGCTTCGAATCGTTCGATTCAATGGCGTGAAAAAGTCATTAACCCACTCTTTGAGTCTGTTCCTGACCATGTGTTGATGCAAGCTTTTGCTGATCGACTTGGATTTGGAACTGAGTTATCGAAAAACTTCAAGATGATGGACTCTAAATTTGCTGGCAAAGATTGGAAAGAGCCACAAATTGAATCGATCCTCACAGAAATCAATCGTTCTTGCTGGACCATTGGTTACACAGGTCAAACCCCTGATCGCCTTAAGGCGCATATGCGTAACATGCATCTCTTCGATCCTAAGACATTGAAGTCAAAAGGTGGAGTGGATAAAGAAACTGGGTATGACACTACGGGTGATTATTTTGGTTTGCCATGGCCATGTTGGGGTACCGCCGAACTTAAACATCCAGGATCGCCAAACCTTTATGACACAAGTAAAACAGTGATGGATGGTGGTGGTAATTTCCGCGCCAACTTTGGTGTGGAAAAAGATGGCGTTAGTTTGTTGGCTGATGATGGGTCTTACTCAAAAGATGCCGACATCAAAACTGGTTATCCTGAGTTCGATCACGTCTTACTGAAAAAACTCGGATGGTGGTCAGATTTAACTGAAGCTGAACAAAAAGCAGCTGAAGGCAAGAACTGGAAGACTGACTTATCTGGAGGTATCCAGCGTGTGGTGATTAAAGTACATAATTGTCATCCATTTGGTAACGCAAAAGCTCGTGCAGTTGTTTGGAACTTCCCAGATCCGATTCCGAAACATCGTGAGCCTTTGTATGGTAACCGCCCAGATTTAACCGCAAAATATCCTGCGCAAGGTGATAAAAAAGCCTTCTGGAGATTACCGACATTGTATAAAACAGTACAAGACAAGAATATTGCGGACAAGGTTTATGAGAAGTTCCCAATTGTTCTTACTTCAGGTCGTTTAGTGGAGTATGAAGGTGGTGGTGAAGAAACTAGATCGAATCCTTGGCTTGCTGAATTGCAACAAGAAAACTTTGTTGAAATTAATCCAAAAGCTGCAGCTGATCGCGGAATTAAAAATAACGATTATGTCTGGGTTAAAAGTCCAACAGGGGCAAAGATCAAAGTTCGAGCAATGGTGACCAACCGAGTCGATGCTGAACATGCCTTTATTCCGTTCCACTTCTCAGGCTGGTATGAAGGCAAAGATATGTTGAAATACTATCCAGAAGGTGCTGCCCCAATCGTTCGTGGTGAACCTGTGAATAACGTGACAACCTATGGTTATGACACAGTGACGATGATGCAAGAGACCAAAACGACAGTATGTCAAATTGAAAAATTTGCCTAAACCAGTAAAAGATCAGAGGAAAATATCATGGCAAGAATGAAATTTATATGTGACACAGAGCGTTGTATTGAATGTAACGGCTGTGTCACAGCTTGTAAAAACGAACACGAAGTACCTTGGGGCGTGAATCGTCGTCGTGTTGTTACGATTAACGACGGTGAAATTGGCGCAGAAAAATCCCTTTCTGTCGCTTGTATGCACTGTTCAGACGCACCTTGCATGGCAGTATGTCCTGTAGATTGTTTCTACAAAACAGATGAAGGTGTTGTATTACATAACAAAGATACCTGTATAGGTTGTGGATACTGCTCCTATGCATGTCCGTTTGGCGCGCCTCAATTCCCAAGCCAAGGAACATTTGGGATGCGCGGCAAAATGGATAAGTGTACGTTCTGTGCCGGCGGTCCTGAAGAGCATGGTTCACAAGCTGAGTTTGAAAAATATGGCCGTAACCGTTTAGCTGAAGGTAAGTTACCTGCTTGTGCAGAAATGTGTTCAACCAAGGCGCTATTAGCTGGTGATGGTGATGTGGTTTCAGATATTTTCAGAAACCGTGTTACACATCGTCAAAGTAATGGTAAAGCTGCGGGTGGAGATGTATTTGGCTGGGGTACAGCTTACGGTATGCCGAAGAAAGATGCTGCTCCTGCTGCTGGAGCAAAATCATGAAAATCATCGCGACATTACTCTGCTTATTATTTTTAGTTGCTTGTTCAGAAAAAGTTCAGAACATTGGAACTCGTAAAAATGTAGATTTGCCATCCTATATGGGTGCTAAAAATGGTTATGTAGAGAAAAATTGGACTCCAGGCGATAAAACAAGCTGGGAAGTACAATTAAAGTCTCGCGCAAAAGGGCAAGACGAATATACTCGCGTCGAGTAATTTTCAAAAAGGATAAGGCATGAATCATTTCAAACAATTACTTGCAAGTTTTATGGTGGTATTCGTTTGTTCAATGCTTGGTTTTGCTCACGCGCAAACACTCGCCCCAAAAGTTGAATCTGCAAACATTATGGATGTAGAAAAAGGGTCTGATGCAAAAGCGCAGCGGGAACGTGCAGTAACTCAACCAGCAAACAACGCTCCTATGTGGCGTGCCGTGAATTCTGATGAAGCGCACTATGTTTCAATTCCAAATAAAGAAGCGGGCGTTTTGATTCAAAAGTCAGGTCAAGATTGGCGCTTGTTGCGTAATGGCGTCATTACTGTGTTTGGTGGGTGGCTCCTTGTTTTAGTTGTTTCAGCTATTGCAGCGCTCTATTTTATGAAAGGTGCAATCAAACTGAACGAACCCCCAACTGGCCGAAAAATTGAGCGTTTCACTGCTCTTGAGAGATTAGTACATTGGACAATGGCTTATAGTTTTGTCACATTAGCCATAACAGGTTTATTTATCTTATTTGGTAAACATGTCTTGATGCCAATTATTGGACACTCTGTGCATGGCATTATTTTGTTTATCTTTAAAAATGTACACAATATCGTTGGACCACTGTTTACCGTAAGCATTGTTGTATTTTTTGTGATGGTAGTAAAAGATAACTTACCGCAAAAAGGCGACTGGGCTTGGATAAAATCTGGTGGTGGAATCTTTGGACACGTTGATGCCGCAAGATTCAATGCCGGTGAGAAAATCTACTTTTGGTTAGGTATGACAGCACTTGGTACCATTGTTGCAGGCTCAGGTTGGGTCTTAGATATGATTGTTCCTGGCTTAGAGTATTGGCGTGGCACTATGCAAGTTGCTAATATCGTGCACGTTATTAGCGCTATCCTCATTATGGTGTTTGTGATGGGCCATATCTACATTGGTACCATCGGAACTGAAGGTGCCCTTGATGGTATGAAAACCGGTTACTGTGATGAATCTTGGGCAAGGCAGCATCATGGTATTTGGTTAGATGACATCAATTCTGGAAAAATACCTGCTTCACGCGAACCAGAAAATGCACCTTTAAGTAATATTGCGAAGAAAATAGTAAGGACAACAACATGAGAAAAATAACCTATTTAACATCCGTTGCTTTGTTAGCGATGAGCGTTTCTTTTGCAAGCTTGGCCAAGTTGCCAGATTTAACTCCTGAAGCAAAAGAAGCTGCTGATTTAGCTAAAGCGAAAGCCGCACATGGTGATAAAAAAGCAGCCTATTTGCTGTGTAATGCACAAAATAAAGTTGCAAAAACATATGCTGTGAAGGATAAAGTGGTTTCAACACCTGAGTGTGTTGATCCAGGGGAATTCAAGGCTCCTGATGTTGCTGCAACGGCTACTCCTGCAAAACCAGCCGAAGTGGCTAATGCACCTGCAAAACCTGCAGACACTGCTAAAAAATAATTAATTAACTACTAATAAGCCCTTTATGTTCTTCATAAAGGGCTTTCTTGTATCATCATTTCATGAACTCTTATCGTCCCCAGCTTTCGAACGAAGCACTACCATTAACTCATCAAATTCAGGTGATTGATGAAAAGGGGCGAATCCAAGATATTGAAATTCCAGGTGAGCGTCCCTTAACCATTTACCTTGATAAAAAAGAAGTGGTGACATTGATGACTCTTGGAGGGGCACCTGAAGCCCTAACTTTAGGATATTTAAGAAATCAGCGCCTAGTTACATCGATCACTGATATACAGAGTATTCAGGTGGATTGGGAGACGGACTCCGTCGCTGTTAAAACCAATGTTTCACCAGAGTCAGTCGCACAACGAACAGAGAAAAAAACGGTCACCTCTGGATGTGGTCAAGGGACCATGTTTGGGGACTTTATGAGTGAGCTAGAAGCACTTCAGATACCAGAAGATGTTTATTTATCTCAGGGACATATTGAAAAGGTGATTGACTGTATTCGCACCCATCCTTCTATTTATAAAAAAGCTGGATCAGTGCATGCCTGCGCTGTATTTAAAAATAATGAAGATGGACCAGAGTTGGTTTATTTCATTGAGGATGTTGGACGTCACAATGCAGTCGATGCGATTTCAGGACTCATGTGGTTAGATCAAATGTCAGGTGAGCAATTAATTTTTTATACAACTGGAAGATTGACGTCTGAGATGGTCATTAAGGGCGGACAAATGGGGATACCATTTTTGCTCACTCGCTCAGGAGTTACGCAAATGGGACTGTCTCTTGCAAAACAAATTAAAATGACCATCATGGCCCGTTGTTCTGGAGAACATTTTTTAGTTTATGAAGGTGCAAACAGAATACAATTTAGAGCACCAAGTCAAACCGCGTAAGTTTCATAATTAAACATCATCAATTAACGTAAAGAATAACTGAAATGGCAATTAAATCAGATCGTTGGATAAAAAAAATGTGTGCCGAGCAGGGCATGATTGAACCATTTGAGCCTGGGCAAATTCGTACGAATGATGCCGGACAAAAAATAGTGAGTTATGGCACATCTAG contains:
- a CDS encoding formate dehydrogenase accessory sulfurtransferase FdhD; translation: MNSYRPQLSNEALPLTHQIQVIDEKGRIQDIEIPGERPLTIYLDKKEVVTLMTLGGAPEALTLGYLRNQRLVTSITDIQSIQVDWETDSVAVKTNVSPESVAQRTEKKTVTSGCGQGTMFGDFMSELEALQIPEDVYLSQGHIEKVIDCIRTHPSIYKKAGSVHACAVFKNNEDGPELVYFIEDVGRHNAVDAISGLMWLDQMSGEQLIFYTTGRLTSEMVIKGGQMGIPFLLTRSGVTQMGLSLAKQIKMTIMARCSGEHFLVYEGANRIQFRAPSQTA